Proteins co-encoded in one Campylobacter concisus genomic window:
- a CDS encoding menaquinone biosynthesis family protein, whose protein sequence is MYAAVKFGWVSSKNLAFTSKALDIETLNEEALKGTYEATAISFALYPKICDEFALLRCAVSFGNGYGPKLIKLKDKQLKRNFKVALSGKNTTNALLFRIAYPEARIVYKNFLEIENAVLSGEVDAGVLIHESILNFSDQLCVEREIWDIWSELNGENLPLPLGGMALRRSLPITDAIECERVLSEAVRIATSHKPFLSHMLMERNLIRVGKDELKTYLNLYANDESISMNETQLKALNKLYQIGYDKGFFEKAIDVNDYLIPTEYNEVRFS, encoded by the coding sequence ATGTATGCCGCGGTCAAATTTGGCTGGGTTAGCAGTAAAAATTTAGCCTTCACATCAAAGGCGCTTGATATAGAAACGCTAAACGAAGAGGCGCTAAAAGGCACTTATGAGGCCACAGCGATCAGCTTTGCGCTCTATCCTAAAATTTGCGATGAATTTGCACTTTTGCGCTGTGCGGTGAGCTTTGGTAATGGATATGGTCCAAAGCTTATCAAGCTAAAAGATAAGCAGCTAAAGCGAAATTTCAAGGTTGCGCTATCTGGCAAAAATACGACAAATGCTCTGCTCTTTCGCATAGCCTACCCAGAGGCAAGGATCGTTTATAAAAATTTCTTAGAGATCGAAAATGCCGTGCTTAGCGGCGAAGTCGATGCTGGCGTGCTTATACATGAAAGTATCTTAAATTTCTCAGACCAGCTCTGCGTGGAGCGTGAGATTTGGGACATCTGGAGCGAGCTAAACGGCGAAAATTTACCGCTTCCACTTGGCGGTATGGCGCTTAGACGAAGCCTGCCCATAACCGACGCGATAGAGTGCGAGAGAGTGCTTAGCGAGGCCGTTAGGATCGCCACTTCGCACAAACCATTTTTATCTCACATGCTAATGGAGCGAAATCTCATCAGAGTTGGCAAAGATGAGCTTAAAACGTATCTAAATTTATACGCAAATGACGAGTCAATAAGCATGAACGAAACGCAACTAAAAGCGCTAAATAAGCTCTATCAAATAGGCTATGACAAAGGCTTTTTTGAAAAAGCTATCGACGTAAACGACTATCTAATCCCAACTGAATACAACGAAGTAAGGTTTAGCTGA
- the fliQ gene encoding flagellar biosynthesis protein FliQ, with translation MMQSTLVSLGVETFKIALYISLPMLLSGLIAGLIISIFQATTQINETTLSFVPKILLVVVVIIFLMPWMISMMVEFTTRMLDFIPEFIQ, from the coding sequence CTGATGCAAAGCACGCTTGTCTCACTTGGAGTTGAAACCTTTAAGATCGCCCTTTATATCAGCCTTCCGATGCTGCTAAGCGGACTAATAGCAGGTCTTATCATCTCCATTTTTCAAGCGACCACACAGATAAACGAAACCACGCTAAGCTTCGTGCCAAAAATTTTGCTAGTCGTCGTTGTCATCATATTTTTAATGCCTTGGATGATCTCGATGATGGTTGAATTTACCACTCGCATGCTTGATTTTATACCGGAATTTATCCAGTGA
- a CDS encoding UDP-N-acetylmuramate dehydrogenase codes for MTRLVDFSKFTSVRIGGVHEIFEVDSLEDLSSPYFLGAVMIGGGNNLLISPNPPKMAMLGKSFDYINLEICDEKIYLEIGAATKSAKIYNFCKQNNIANLEFLKNIPGTLGGLIKMNAGLLKFSISDNLTHLRLARGWVRKEEISFSYRHSGIDEAILGAKFELHSGFDASISNAISAKRANQPKGASFGSCFVNPEGHFAGALLEAVGLKGYAIGGAKFSEEHANFLINFNHASFEDATSLINLARARVLEKFGVELKTEVCIL; via the coding sequence GTGACGAGGCTTGTTGATTTTTCTAAATTTACCTCAGTTAGGATAGGCGGCGTGCATGAAATTTTCGAGGTTGATAGCCTTGAAGATCTAAGCTCACCTTACTTTTTAGGCGCTGTAATGATAGGCGGGGGCAACAACCTTCTTATCTCGCCAAATCCCCCAAAAATGGCAATGCTTGGCAAGAGCTTTGACTATATAAATTTAGAAATTTGTGATGAGAAAATTTACCTTGAGATAGGTGCTGCGACAAAATCAGCTAAAATTTATAACTTCTGCAAACAAAATAACATCGCAAACCTTGAGTTTTTAAAAAATATCCCAGGCACGCTTGGCGGACTTATCAAAATGAACGCTGGACTGCTTAAATTTAGCATAAGCGACAACCTCACGCATTTGCGTCTGGCTCGTGGCTGGGTGAGAAAAGAAGAGATAAGCTTTAGCTACCGCCACAGCGGCATAGATGAGGCTATTTTGGGGGCTAAATTTGAGCTTCATAGCGGCTTTGATGCAAGCATATCTAATGCTATAAGCGCAAAAAGGGCAAATCAACCAAAAGGAGCTAGCTTTGGCAGCTGCTTTGTAAATCCTGAAGGGCACTTTGCAGGGGCGTTGCTTGAGGCAGTTGGACTAAAGGGATACGCTATCGGCGGAGCGAAATTTAGCGAAGAGCACGCAAATTTTTTGATAAATTTTAACCACGCAAGCTTTGAGGACGCCACTAGCCTTATAAATTTGGCTAGAGCTAGAGTTTTAGAGAAATTTGGCGTAGAGCTTAAGACTGAAGTTTGCATTTTATAA
- a CDS encoding addiction module antitoxin gives MSEFFSEVFTLSLLFIAIGFYAIYRAKKAQSEHEKNVASYDKNLLNFAKILGVKDHIDLVKFDEILAEALKEKLIFKFNKSTSQEEFLSFIKDENFKTKPQISQNSIDEAFLNLCASSLVEPFKLAILKNEDQIYGFLFEKEQLFALIDSAALLGENIIICE, from the coding sequence ATGAGTGAGTTTTTTAGCGAAGTTTTTACCCTTTCACTTTTGTTTATAGCTATCGGTTTTTATGCCATTTATAGGGCTAAAAAGGCGCAAAGCGAGCATGAGAAAAATGTGGCTAGTTATGACAAAAACTTGCTAAATTTTGCCAAAATTTTAGGCGTAAAAGATCATATCGATCTAGTTAAATTTGATGAAATTTTGGCTGAGGCCTTAAAAGAAAAATTAATTTTTAAATTTAATAAATCTACCTCACAAGAGGAATTTCTCTCTTTTATAAAAGATGAAAATTTCAAAACCAAACCACAAATTTCGCAAAACAGTATCGATGAAGCTTTTTTAAACCTTTGCGCAAGCTCGCTTGTGGAGCCATTTAAGCTTGCGATACTAAAAAACGAAGATCAAATTTATGGATTTTTGTTTGAAAAAGAGCAGCTTTTTGCTCTTATTGATAGCGCTGCACTGCTTGGCGAAAATATTATAATTTGCGAGTAA
- the recA gene encoding recombinase RecA, whose translation MAKEKDSDKKIAIPESEADKKKALELALKQIDKAFGKGTLLRLGDKEVEAIESIPTGSLGLDLALGIGGVPKGRIIEIYGPESSGKTTLTLHIIAEAQKAGGICAFVDAEHALDVKYASNLGVNTDNLYVSQPDFGEQALEIVETLARSGAIDLIVVDSVAALTPKSEIDGDMGDQHVGLQARLMSQALRKLTGILSKMKTTVIFINQIRMKIGMMGYGTPETTTGGNALKFYSSVRIDVRKIATLKQNDEPIGNRTKAKVVKNKVAPPFKVAEFDIMFGEGVSKEGEIIDYGVKLDIIDKSGAWFSYKAEKLGQGRENAKAYLKEHPEISDEIVAAIKGSMGIDHLISSGAKDEDDDTNEAGDE comes from the coding sequence ATGGCAAAAGAAAAAGATAGTGACAAAAAGATAGCTATCCCAGAGAGCGAAGCGGACAAGAAAAAGGCGCTTGAGCTTGCACTAAAGCAGATCGATAAAGCTTTTGGCAAAGGCACGCTTTTAAGACTTGGCGACAAAGAGGTTGAGGCTATCGAGTCGATACCGACTGGCTCGCTAGGGCTTGATCTGGCTCTTGGCATAGGCGGCGTTCCAAAAGGCAGGATCATCGAGATCTATGGACCAGAGAGCTCTGGTAAGACCACGCTCACACTTCACATCATCGCTGAAGCGCAAAAGGCTGGCGGAATTTGTGCGTTTGTCGATGCAGAGCACGCACTAGACGTAAAATACGCCTCAAATTTAGGCGTAAATACCGACAACCTCTATGTCTCTCAGCCTGACTTTGGCGAGCAGGCACTTGAGATCGTTGAGACACTTGCAAGAAGCGGTGCGATCGATCTTATCGTAGTTGATAGCGTCGCTGCTCTTACTCCAAAGAGCGAGATAGACGGCGATATGGGCGATCAGCACGTTGGCCTGCAAGCAAGGCTTATGAGTCAGGCGCTTAGAAAGCTAACTGGAATTTTAAGCAAGATGAAGACAACTGTTATCTTCATCAACCAAATTCGTATGAAGATTGGTATGATGGGATATGGCACGCCAGAGACCACGACTGGCGGTAATGCGCTTAAATTTTACTCATCTGTAAGGATCGATGTCAGAAAGATAGCCACACTTAAACAAAACGACGAGCCTATCGGCAACCGCACAAAAGCAAAAGTGGTTAAAAACAAGGTCGCGCCTCCATTTAAGGTGGCTGAATTTGACATTATGTTTGGCGAGGGTGTGAGCAAAGAGGGCGAGATCATCGACTATGGCGTAAAGCTCGATATCATCGACAAATCAGGCGCGTGGTTTAGCTACAAGGCCGAAAAACTAGGTCAAGGCAGAGAAAACGCCAAAGCCTACCTAAAAGAGCACCCAGAAATTTCTGATGAGATAGTAGCGGCGATCAAAGGCTCAATGGGTATAGACCACCTAATAAGCAGCGGCGCAAAAGACGAAGACGACGACACAAACGAAGCAGGAGATGAATAA
- the eno gene encoding phosphopyruvate hydratase, whose protein sequence is MVFIEDVEAHEVLDSRGNPTVRATVRLSDGTEASAIVPSGASTGKREALELRDKDERYAGKGVLKAVSNVNEKIAEAVIGLDAYNQKAVDAEMLELDGTHNYSNLGANAVLGVSMAVARAAAKSLNIPLYRYLGGANASILPVPMFNIINGGAHANNSVDFQEFMIMPFGFSTFSEALRAATEIYHKLKSILNAAGHSTAVGDEGGFAPNLKDNEEPLKLISQAIKEAGYELGSQIKLALDVASSELYKDGKYELEGKKFSSDELISYYEKLCEKYPIFSIEDGLSEDDWSGWAELTKRLGSKVQLVGDDLFVTNEKILREGIEKNIANAILIKPNQIGSVTQTMQTVRLAQRNGYRCIMSHRSGESEDAFIADFAVALNTGEIKTGATSRSERNAKYNRLLEIELEAGEFLGDNI, encoded by the coding sequence ATGGTATTTATTGAAGATGTAGAAGCTCACGAGGTTTTAGACAGCAGAGGCAACCCAACAGTTCGTGCGACAGTTAGACTAAGCGACGGCACCGAGGCAAGCGCGATCGTACCAAGTGGCGCAAGCACTGGCAAGCGTGAGGCGCTCGAGCTTCGTGATAAAGACGAGAGATATGCTGGCAAAGGCGTTTTAAAGGCTGTTTCAAACGTAAATGAAAAGATCGCAGAAGCAGTGATAGGACTTGATGCTTATAACCAAAAAGCAGTCGATGCGGAGATGCTTGAGCTTGATGGCACGCACAACTACTCAAATTTAGGCGCAAACGCTGTCCTTGGCGTATCTATGGCGGTAGCTCGCGCAGCTGCAAAGAGTCTAAATATCCCGCTTTATCGCTACCTTGGCGGTGCAAACGCTAGCATCTTGCCAGTGCCGATGTTTAACATCATAAATGGCGGCGCGCACGCAAATAACAGCGTTGATTTTCAAGAATTTATGATCATGCCATTTGGCTTTAGCACATTTAGCGAGGCACTAAGAGCTGCAACTGAAATTTATCACAAGCTAAAATCTATCCTAAACGCAGCTGGTCACAGCACTGCTGTCGGCGACGAGGGTGGCTTTGCTCCAAATTTAAAAGACAACGAAGAGCCACTAAAGCTTATCTCACAAGCTATAAAAGAGGCTGGATATGAGCTAGGCAGCCAGATAAAGCTAGCACTTGATGTCGCTTCAAGCGAGCTTTACAAAGACGGCAAATACGAGCTTGAAGGCAAGAAATTTAGCAGCGACGAGCTTATTAGCTACTACGAAAAACTTTGTGAAAAATATCCGATATTCTCTATCGAAGATGGCCTTAGCGAGGATGACTGGAGCGGCTGGGCTGAGCTTACAAAAAGGCTTGGCAGCAAGGTGCAGCTAGTTGGCGACGATCTTTTTGTCACAAATGAGAAAATTTTACGCGAAGGCATCGAGAAAAACATCGCAAATGCGATCTTAATCAAGCCAAATCAAATAGGCTCAGTCACGCAAACTATGCAAACTGTCCGCCTTGCTCAAAGAAACGGCTACCGCTGCATAATGAGCCACAGAAGCGGCGAGAGCGAAGATGCGTTTATCGCTGACTTTGCAGTCGCGCTAAACACTGGCGAGATAAAGACAGGTGCCACTTCAAGAAGCGAGCGCAACGCAAAATACAACCGCTTGCTTGAGATCGAGCTTGAGGCGGGTGAGTTTTTAGGGGATAATATTTGA
- a CDS encoding septum formation initiator, with protein MSEILDEYGKEDGIFHKILKYIRPTLRYVIATICVAMFAFYVGNMMFGKRSLDVMLSLQSKKDRLSEDVEILKKMNARLQKDYFELQGLEPDFNKK; from the coding sequence TTGAGCGAAATTTTAGATGAATATGGCAAAGAAGATGGCATATTTCATAAAATTTTAAAATACATTAGACCGACATTACGCTACGTCATAGCCACCATTTGTGTGGCTATGTTTGCTTTTTATGTAGGCAATATGATGTTTGGCAAACGCTCACTTGATGTTATGCTAAGTCTTCAGAGTAAAAAAGATAGACTTAGCGAGGACGTGGAAATTTTAAAAAAAATGAACGCGCGTCTGCAAAAAGATTATTTTGAATTACAAGGCCTTGAGCCGGACTTTAATAAAAAGTAG
- a CDS encoding AMIN domain-containing protein produces the protein MKKIWLVLSIFAASVFARENPFMPISELNTSVMTTNIIEKFDSFDSLSFKFPSDAALLLDVTIRYRANDGTIKEKRLADINKTIDYSDEFALNKVKNPEPVVAKKLDVSVTMANMPSQKVSTPVIIEKNETKISNKDRNKTSDMPTPSVVVIDLSTDKTKETTIKPEQKVVEIKIEPSTKPVDSTKNGKDVKFLGFISFLANNKELKIATKAKNLKHFAYEKNKIVLDFAKPPRSFKTKSLKLENEYFKNVIIGWHDRYFRVVLELDKMHKYKLEAAENGYLLKLL, from the coding sequence ATGAAAAAAATTTGGTTAGTTTTATCTATATTTGCAGCAAGCGTGTTTGCTAGAGAGAACCCATTTATGCCTATTAGCGAGCTAAATACAAGCGTTATGACAACAAATATCATAGAAAAATTTGATAGCTTTGATTCTCTTTCGTTTAAATTTCCAAGCGATGCGGCACTTTTACTAGATGTCACCATAAGATATAGAGCAAATGACGGTACTATAAAGGAAAAAAGGCTAGCCGATATAAATAAAACTATCGATTACAGCGATGAATTTGCTTTAAATAAGGTAAAAAATCCAGAACCAGTCGTGGCAAAAAAGCTAGATGTTTCGGTCACAATGGCAAATATGCCTAGCCAAAAAGTAAGCACTCCTGTGATAATAGAAAAAAATGAAACTAAAATTTCAAACAAAGATAGAAACAAAACCTCAGATATGCCAACTCCAAGTGTTGTAGTGATCGATCTTAGCACAGACAAAACAAAAGAAACTACCATAAAACCTGAACAAAAGGTAGTCGAAATAAAGATTGAGCCTAGCACAAAACCAGTTGATAGCACAAAAAATGGAAAAGATGTTAAATTTCTAGGTTTTATAAGCTTTCTAGCCAATAACAAAGAGCTAAAAATCGCTACAAAAGCTAAAAATTTAAAGCATTTTGCTTATGAAAAAAATAAGATCGTTCTTGACTTTGCAAAGCCGCCAAGAAGCTTTAAAACTAAGAGCTTAAAACTTGAAAATGAATATTTTAAAAATGTGATCATAGGCTGGCATGATAGATATTTCAGAGTGGTTTTAGAACTTGATAAGATGCATAAATATAAGCTTGAAGCCGCTGAAAATGGATATTTGCTTAAGCTTTTATAG
- a CDS encoding tyrosine-type recombinase/integrase — MKYPLDCKDNFENSFIFWLTRYVKFKLSSLSNKELRDPKALASVNYALSREVKNIDQLDGLVKSARNAGLTGINTYFNPLKKIYETMKFYELSSLKQIDEELLSEILASTTGGLSDASKKNYRISVINFFAFLDKQNEEDGKAHVFDINLKNWGGVSGNKGQKLPEFMGEDEVKKFLDAIEESDFKQNSNRNKLIIKTIIFTGIRVSEALNLKRKDITEDGDLFIIRIRGKGNKYRVVMIKRHLIEAHLNAIAINYINKEGYLFINKKGTRLTQAYVSRIVEQILFKAGIRKEKNGAHMLRHTFATMLYKKQKDLVLVQEALGHASLNTSRIYTHFDSDKLRLAAKVAEDLAGE; from the coding sequence TTGAAATACCCGCTTGATTGTAAAGATAATTTTGAAAACTCATTTATATTTTGGCTCACTCGCTACGTCAAATTTAAACTTAGCTCACTTTCGAATAAAGAGCTTCGAGATCCAAAGGCACTTGCAAGTGTGAATTACGCTCTAAGCCGTGAGGTAAAGAACATTGATCAGCTTGATGGTTTGGTAAAAAGTGCGAGAAATGCAGGGCTTACTGGTATAAATACCTACTTTAATCCACTTAAAAAAATATATGAAACGATGAAATTTTACGAGCTTAGCAGCCTAAAGCAGATCGATGAAGAGCTGTTAAGCGAAATACTAGCTAGCACGACTGGCGGACTAAGCGATGCTAGTAAGAAAAATTACCGCATCTCAGTGATAAATTTCTTTGCGTTTTTAGACAAACAAAACGAAGAGGATGGCAAGGCCCATGTTTTTGATATAAATTTAAAAAACTGGGGCGGAGTGAGTGGCAATAAAGGGCAAAAGTTACCTGAGTTTATGGGTGAAGATGAGGTCAAAAAATTTCTTGATGCGATCGAGGAGAGTGATTTTAAGCAAAACTCAAATCGCAATAAGCTCATAATAAAAACGATAATTTTTACTGGCATTCGTGTGAGTGAGGCTCTAAATTTAAAGCGAAAGGACATCACTGAAGATGGCGATCTTTTTATCATTAGGATCCGGGGCAAAGGTAACAAATACCGCGTTGTTATGATAAAACGACACTTAATAGAAGCTCATCTAAATGCGATTGCAATAAACTACATCAATAAAGAAGGCTATCTTTTTATCAATAAAAAAGGTACCAGACTGACGCAAGCCTACGTAAGTCGCATAGTAGAGCAGATCCTTTTTAAAGCTGGTATCAGAAAAGAGAAAAATGGTGCCCACATGCTGCGCCACACCTTTGCAACGATGCTTTACAAAAAGCAAAAAGACCTTGTTCTGGTGCAAGAAGCATTAGGGCATGCAAGCTTAAATACCTCGCGAATTTACACTCATTTTGACAGTGATAAGCTGAGACTTGCCGCAAAGGTGGCTGAGGATTTAGCGGGAGAGTAG
- a CDS encoding glycerate kinase family protein encodes MRILVAIDSLKGSLSSLEAGLAVKEGLEEIGCEVVVKPIADGGEGSVEAMADALGAKFIDTIVKNPLGIEILARYALKDDLAILEMSSASGLTLINPDERNPLKTSTFGFGQMIKDAIAKGARKFIIGIGGSATNDAGTGMLSALGFKFYDKDGALLEGKGENLVKIYEFTDEEALKELKDCEFLIACDVDNPLYGMNGAAHVYAPQKGANGRMVKELDDGLKHFATLVKEKTNSKFHTQKGAGAAGGLGFAFVAFLGAKLRPGIEIITQTIALEDEIKKADLVITGEGRMDFQSSMGKTPTGVAKLAKKYHKPVIAFAGSVQKCAKDCHKNGIDAYFCILNEPVSLEEAMRKDVAIRNLKMTAEQAVRLFKIANKL; translated from the coding sequence ATGAGAATTTTAGTTGCGATTGATTCATTAAAGGGCTCGCTTAGCTCGCTTGAAGCGGGCCTTGCTGTAAAAGAAGGACTAGAAGAGATCGGCTGTGAGGTCGTTGTCAAGCCTATCGCAGATGGTGGCGAGGGTAGTGTAGAGGCGATGGCTGATGCACTTGGTGCGAAATTTATAGATACGATAGTTAAAAATCCACTTGGAATTGAAATTTTAGCTAGATATGCACTAAAAGATGACCTTGCAATACTTGAAATGTCAAGTGCTTCTGGCCTTACGCTCATAAACCCAGACGAGAGAAATCCACTAAAGACTAGCACATTTGGTTTTGGTCAGATGATAAAAGATGCCATTGCTAAAGGTGCCAGAAAATTTATCATTGGCATCGGTGGAAGTGCGACAAATGACGCTGGTACAGGCATGCTTAGCGCACTTGGCTTTAAATTTTATGATAAAGATGGTGCTTTACTTGAAGGAAAAGGCGAAAATTTAGTCAAAATTTATGAGTTTACAGATGAAGAGGCGCTAAAAGAGCTAAAGGATTGCGAGTTTTTAATAGCCTGCGATGTGGACAATCCGCTTTATGGTATGAATGGAGCAGCCCATGTTTATGCTCCTCAAAAGGGTGCAAATGGCCGTATGGTAAAAGAGCTTGATGATGGGCTAAAACACTTTGCAACTCTTGTAAAGGAAAAGACCAATAGCAAATTTCACACACAAAAAGGTGCTGGTGCCGCTGGCGGACTTGGCTTTGCATTCGTGGCATTTTTAGGAGCGAAACTTCGCCCAGGTATTGAGATCATTACGCAGACTATCGCGCTTGAGGATGAGATCAAAAAGGCTGATCTAGTCATCACTGGCGAAGGCCGTATGGACTTTCAAAGCTCAATGGGAAAGACTCCGACTGGGGTTGCAAAACTAGCCAAAAAGTATCATAAGCCAGTGATCGCATTTGCTGGAAGTGTGCAAAAATGTGCCAAAGATTGTCACAAAAATGGGATTGATGCCTATTTTTGTATATTAAATGAGCCAGTAAGTCTTGAAGAAGCGATGAGAAAAGACGTTGCAATTAGAAATTTAAAGATGACAGCAGAGCAAGCTGTAAGACTCTTTAAAATAGCAAATAAACTTTGA